The Raphanus sativus cultivar WK10039 chromosome 6, ASM80110v3, whole genome shotgun sequence sequence ATTCAAATGGCTTCAAAATAGGAAAagcttcaaaaatatatttttattcttaaatgATAAACAAAACACCCACATTAGGTTGGatctataaaattttagaatctaatatataaaacaaaaatacatatccaaattTTGTACCATTTTGGGCAGAAGACTTTCTGAAGACTTGTAGGAAGTTTTCTACCATAAAATGCATTAGAAGACTTTCCAAGAAGTCTTCCGAGAGTCTTCCAtgagtcttttaaaaaaatattccaaaatctGACTCAGATCTAAAAATTCTACATATTCAATCACACTATGTtgaatttataacttttaagaaaacttcaaaatgtaaaattttatgcttaaataataaacaaaacagtCACACTAGATTGAATCTATAACTTTTtagaatctaatatataaaacacacaaaatacataTCCACAATTCGTATCACTTTGGGCAAAAAGACTTCGTGGAAAGTATTCTTGCATAAAATGCATTAGAAAACTTCCCAAGAAGTATTCCGAGAGTCTTTTGAAAAGTCTTTCAAAGTTTGTCTATGAAAAAAACTGcaaactcaaaaaatattcaaatggcttaaaaatagagaaaaacttcaaaatgaaattttatgcttacaaaataaacaaaacagtCACATTATGTTGAATCTATTTCTTTTTAGAATCTAacatataaaacacacaaaaatacatatccaaaatttataGATCCACTTTTGAAAGAGTTAAAGATGAAAATCATGTAAtaaaaaatctgcaaaaagaAGATAACTTACTAagcagacataagagaaaaacgAGAAATTGATAcaaagtttggtgttttgatgTTCAAATTTATTAGAGAGAGGTTGAAGACTTTAAGAGTgagaaacattatatttttgttgcagtCATTTGAAGGGTAGCTGGGGaatgtgtaaattttctttatatatggagacgaaaatttctttctttttttgtcacaaagAGACAAAAATTTCATTCTCTTAAAAAACTTGCGAAGGAGTTTTCTTCACcttaaaaatcaaataactaattaaaaaacaaaaaaaaacactttcttaaacttaaaaaaaacttagaaaatatttaaataaagttattaGATATtcactaaatatatttatgtcaaacaaaaaaaagataagatttcaaaatctaaccctaaaaataCCAACAATACTATAACATATATTATCAAACTCTAAACCAAAGACTATCATGACTCAATCTACATTCACCcatctatgttaaaaataattcaattttagtaaaactaaatttccatcatttaaaaatatttatgaatacatgattttgatttttccctttcaaacttttttattaaattcattGATTACTTTTAAGATCTAATACATGAGAAGACTTCCCCTAGCAGACTTTCAGAAAACTTTTGGAAGACTTTGATTTAGGCGGAAAATCTAAATTCTTCTAAATTTTAGGCGGGAACACAAAATTCTACTAAAACTTAATTTTAGGTCCGGATCAAATATCAGAATGcctaatatttaatttttaatataaatatgtagattaaaatttaaaagaaatagtACTTAATACCATCTGACAGTTTTACCCAAAAATCAAATCCGTCTTTTGAAAACACGGATCAAATATAGTTAAAAGTTAAACTAGACATAACATAGCAAAAAGGCATTAAACCACATTAGttattaataagattttttGAAGTACTTTTAACTTCaacaaattttagcaaaaaaaaagaagtactTTTAACTTTGTGATATGCTTTAGCTTCATGACTGATCCGATCCATACCCATTTTGTACGGTCACAAAATGCCAAACCTTCTGATATTGTCTCTGCCCAAGAATTCGTTATCAACTTGTTTAttttgaagttaaaaaaaaacacctgtttacttagtcaaaaaaaattgtttacttTTAATTTAGAATTCCTTATTACTTAGTTTATGATACAATCATATAAACGTCAGTTCCACCTAAAAATGCAAAATTGTCAGTCAGCAAGTTTTTGGAGACTTGCAAGCAGCAAACAACAAAATCCATATCTTAACTTGAATAGAATTTAAATCTAAGAACAATCTATTATTATTCAACAGTTGATTTTAATTCCTTTATATAAATCCAGTGTTATAgattcttgtatttaaaatattttttattgaaagaGGTTAAATCTACTTTAATTggtttttgtatttataatatcaataattttttcttacaactcttttttaaattatctattttaaaatccatTGGTATTGATTATAAGATAGAACTATATATCATTAATGAATCACTCAAAATATtacacattttattttttttggagtTGAGTTTAACATCTACCATGAATAACACCACCTTGTTTTTGAACGTATTAATGAATTCCACAACTTTTtggaaattaaatattaaaaaattattgaaaatatctatatttctattttttcctatttttaatGTCTAATAATATTCTTTGTACAACATTATATTTAAACCAGTGGTGGTGGTCTAATGGCGTTTGAGAGAATTAAAAACTTAATACGCCGAATCCATATTTAAACTTCACTGGCTACACAGATATAGActattgctttcgactcatttgaatgcccataAGAGAGTTATCCGTGAGTTTAATAAATCCGAGTTTAACTCTTTTATGTTACAAAAAACCTTATATTTAACTAATGTactgttttaaataatttatgaagATGTTAGTTAATAACACTGTTATAAGTGTTATTCAAAGTTTGAATTAGCGGCGTAAGACTTTCGATTTGAATATAGTTCCTGAATAATTCTGTTGGTCGTTAGAgttaaatacttttatttctcGTTAGAGTTAACACCGTGACtcaataagttttttttaaaaatgattatgaTGTGAAATATCTGGTTGTTGGATCACATCTTctaatatctatcttattaaaacagaaacattctattggacataacatttattttgtaagtttttaaattaaatacacctttatattttatatttaaacctACGTTAAATCACTATTattactttctttatactactatccatgtttccaaacaatatacttatttctttatactactattaatgttttcaaacaatatattttttatactactatcaatattttcaaacaatacaataatcaatcttagttattttatatctatcattttctctttaaaattttgtagaaacatcataattttataaattgcaaaataatgaactttaaaatttggattataagattacaaattatgaaactattacaatttaaatcaaattagattacatatcggtcatccatNNNNNNNNNNNNNNNNNNNNNNNNNNNNNNNNNNNNNNNNNNNNNNNNNNNNNNNNNNNNNNNNNNNNNNNNNNNNNNNNNNNNNNNNNNNNNNNNNNNNAATAGTTAAAAACATATACTTTAATGTCGTTTAAATTTTTAGATAGGGTTAAGCGGAGCACTTGAGACATTATGTGGACAAGGCTTTGGTGCAAAAAACTACAGAATGTTGGGGCTTCATCTGCAGTCATCTTGCATTGTCTCATTAGTCTTCACTATATTCATCTCCATCTTCTGGTTCTTCACAGAATCCGTTCTCCGACTTGTCGGACAAGATCCTAACATATCAAAACAAGCTGCCCTCTATATGAAGTACCAAGCTCCCGGTTTACTTGCTTGCGGGTTTTTACAAAACATTCTGAGATTTTGCCAAACACAATCAATCGTTACTCCTTTAGTCATCTTCTCGATTGTTCCCTTGGTGATTAATATTGGTGTCTCATATGTTCTGGTCTATTTTGCTGGACTTGGATTCATTGGTGCTTTCAATAGCTACATCTATTTCAATGTGGATAGCTTTTCTTTCTCTTGGAACTTATGTGATCTGTTCAGACAAGTTTAAGGAAACTTGGACCGGATTTTCGTTGGAGTCATTCCGTTATGTAGTAATAAACCTGAAATTAAGCCTCCCTTCTGTTGCTATGGTATGGTACGTCAGATCATAACCATTATCAAGTACATATATGACTTCATATGTTTGTCTAAGTTTTAAGAGTGGACTATCTTGTTGAAACAGTTTGGAATATTGGGCGTTCGAGATTCTTGTACTCTTGGCAGGATTGATGCCTAATCCAGAAATCACACATCTTTGGTAGCTATATGGGTAAGCTTTATATAGCTATTAAGTTAATTACTGTTCTATTtcatatcaataaaaaataGCTCATTGTTGTGTaatgttaaataaaattcagTGTCAACACGGAAGCGGTTAGCTACATGTTAACATGTGGCCTTAGCGCAGCTGCAAGGTCAGTCATCTCATCAATCGTTTCAAAACAAATGTTctcttacaattatatatatatatatatatatatatataagaaagagTAACTAACAAATTTTGCAGTACACGTGTGTCAAACGAGCTTGGAGCAGGAAATGTAGAAGGCGCAAAAAAAGCGACTTCTATAACCGTAAAGTTGTCTTTAGTTCTTGCTCTCGGCCTAGTGGTTGCTTTACTTGTAGGCCACGATGGTTGGGTTGGGTTATTCAGCAGTAGTCATGTGATCAAAGAAGAGTTTGCATCATTGAGATTCTTTCTAGCTGCCACTATAACTCTTGATTCAGTCCAAAGTGTTCTATCAGGTAAAAGATCCTTATTGTTACGAATtaccaaacaaagaaaaaacttattGTTTCCTGTTTATATATCTTAATCGATAGGAGTGGCTAGAGGATGCGGATGGCAGCGTGTAGTGACACTTATAAATTTGGGAACATTCTACTTAATTGGAATGCCTATTGCGGCCTTTTGTGGTTTTAAGTTGAGGTTGTATGCCAAGGTACTGTCTTATGAAATTggtaataaagaaaataataattttgaaaagaataaagaaaataatagtgtttttatttttgatttactGTTTTGGTGAAAACAGGGTTTATGGATTGGTATGATAATTGGTATATTTTGTCAATGTTCATCACTCATGCTTGTGACAATTTTCCGGAAGTGGAAAAAGCTAGATGTTTCGGTCTGAAGATTATGTCATCGTGGACCAGATTAATAATATCATTGTTTTTTTACTATATTCGGAAGTTTCCTCTTTTACAAATTCTCTTTGTTTCTTGGTATGCAAGAGAGAAAATCTGGTCCTCAAATTTGGACCGTGGTCAGCATCACTAGAAACTTGtctttgaaactcaacttcttAGAAAACCTTCAAATACTTTGGACCAATCCTCACATACACATATGACAGGGCTACAAAGGGTTATATTGCGCGGGTTGAGTGACACTTGACGATTTGACTGTTAAGTTTCTGACACTGCagataaatttgtttttaaaaaataacattggTGTTTGTTTTCTGCAGTTCTTTTTTTACATAGTCAAGAAGATTTTGCTCATTAATGGTGATCGATATACATGTGGATATAGTATTCAACATCCTCACCACACAAATAAAACACAACATCACAAACAAGCAAAACATAAATTTTGCTTTAACCAGTGGCACTGACTCCCAACGCTAAATTAGTGGCTCACCACATGCTTTGAGTTGCTACGTACCTTccttatttatttctatattcaTGGACCAACATAGACATAGTCCATCATCACTCTAAAACTTAACTTTGAAACCCATTTCTTATTGTCTTCAAGAAACAAGACAAAAAACAGTACAATGCAAAAGAAAGTATAATTGAATCATCATGTGTCTGTAACACGAGTGAGAAAGAGGATGAAGTAAACTTAAGCAAATACTTGGAATGAACAAAGTGCAGACCCAAGAGTACAAACATTTGAATAAAAACCATAACCAAAGCCAAAGAATGTTAACCTATCATGAACAAATCATTGAAAAAGAAACCAACTATTTCTTTTGGACATATATGCATTTTGCATTGACTTAACCAAGTTTCAAAATCAAACTCAATAAGTGGAATTATTTGCTGTTTTTGAAGAAGTTGAAATCCCATTTACTACTGCTACTACTACGTTCAACTGTCACAGTGGGCTTTGCAACCGCTGATATGTCACCGGTCTCGTTTACCTTCTCGCTCGAAGAAGCCGGCGTCTCACTTGGTGCATTGGACTCGGAAGAAGATGGTAATAATGCATCCCCGGGACTGGAAGCAGAATCAGTCTCTGATTGGTTCGCTTGAGTTGAAGTTGGTACTTCACTAGAAAGGAGGGATTGCTGTGCAGTCTTAAAAGCATTGCTTCCGTGAACTCTCTTCTCCGGAGGTTCTTTATTCTCAAGACTTTGAACTTCCAAGTCCTTCAATGATTCCATCACCGCTCTCATAAGCATCTGAATCAAGTAAAtaagattattatttataaatgtcaTAAATAGAACATGAAGACATATTAGTTAGAATGTCTGCTTTTGGATCTCTCaccctttcttcttcctctgcatTAGATGGGATGTCCTCCAAGTGATATTCTACATCTTGATCGCCGTTTAACATATCAAAGCTTATCATATCAGGAGGAGATGAACTGCCACACCCATCATGATTCTCTTTTTCCTGTTTGCAAAGAATATAAGATGGTCACCATGACAGAGCTGTCTCTAGTTTTATTGATCTAATGACCATATACTTGTTAACATGGTGAGTAGTGGCAACCAATAAAAACAGCACAAGAATagcgaataaaaaaaaaagaagagaaactgATCTTATACCTTAGTTTGTGATGGAGAATCATTAGATGTAACATTCGAAGGAACCTGATGGAAGTAAATATACAAACCCATCAAAAAAAAGGAGGGAGAAAGCTTACAATAACAACCCATAAACTTCTGGCCTTAGGAAGCATTTTAGAAGTAACAAGTGACTCACTAAATCACATAAGCTTTTAAATTCTTTCTGTACAGGTTATACAATCAGACTAATATGGTGTTTTAAAATCTTGCACTAGGAACACTAAGGGACCAGAAAAATGGAAAACCAGACATCCAAACCTATGCACAAAACTGTCTTCAAGTAAACAGTAAACAGAAATGGGAAttagcaattttttaaaaagaaagctCAGATTAGTCAAAGAATTACTGACATCTGTGCGACTCATTGGTCTTTTTGTTCGGACTTCATTGATTGCGTCAGAGATGCTACTCGAGGCTAAACCTGAATAGTGACAAAAAGATGTCACGTACGTGTAAGCTCAAAATTTCTGAAACTCATAATCAGTATGACTCACTTTTCTGCATTGAGGATTGTGGAATAGTTGTGTCATACATACCACTCCAACTGCCctgaacattaaaataaaaaaaaatagacagcAATATTCATGTAgagttagaaaaataaataaaaaataaacagtcAACATGCGACATGGTTGCTGCGATACCTTTGCCAAGTAATCATCCAATGGGTCATAAAATGTTGGCCCCACCACCTCTGGAGGTTGAAGGACGTTatggaaaaatatatttatcgaATCAATGAAGAACTGAGGCCGTGGAGAGTTATGGTCTCCCTCAAACTTGACTATATTTTTGTCTCcctacaaataatcataaatacaAATTACATACAAGCTATCAGAAGAGAACATATAAGACTATCAAGAATTGGTTACTTACTACGTAGGCTTCATATATACGATCTGAATGATGAGGGCGGATAAAGTCATCATTCAAGGCATGTCCAAATAAAACCGGAACAAAACTAGATTTTGCCACCTGCAGCAtggaaacataaacaaacaaaccagcatcatgatcatgatcatgatgacaagcaaaaaaaaaggatgttATAAAACATGAGAGCTTTTATGAACACAACCTTGATGGTGTTCAGATCCATTATATCAAACTTGGCTTTTTTCTGAATAGCTCTACGCATAAACTGTATTGCAAATTTCACCTGAATATACAGTAGTGGAAGGAGATGAAAAaccattaaaaaataaaagtaatgtggaagacagaaaaaaaatattacttacgGTGAACTTTGGTAGAGGGAATTTATATGTATCTACAAGTTCCATCATCAGATCAACCAAATCGGAGAAGGGGCTGTCTAGAATCATTCCTGCAATGGAAGGATCCTCAGCTCCATACATCAAGCTGTAAACAGAAAGGATTATTCAACACAAATGATATAACACAGTTTAGCAAAGTGATTGCAATAATAAATTGCTTATTCTATAACTTCATCTACTCTCTTATGGTGGTTGCATTGACATTAACTTTAAACTTGATGATGCAAGACAGAAGAACGAACCTAGTAACAGCACCCATCGAACGCCCCCATAACCCAATCAGGGATATATTTCCATCCTGCCGCAAATACTCAACCACAGCCTTCAGATCATCCTTCTGCAACCACTCACAAcaaatatttaacaattatatattgAAGATTAGAAGAGATAAACAAGGAATGATTCAAGAAGCACATACTTCGTTCCAGCCCAAGGTGACATGTTCCCCGCCAGAGAGACCAGATCCGGAAAAGTCAAGGGTGAAAACTGTGATGTTTGAAAGAAGCAACACAACAGCGGCTTCACTACCATCCGCTCTACATCCACTGAATAATAGAATTGAACTACCATTTATTAATAAAGGAAGAGGAGCAAAATGAGATACAAATTTAAAACAGAATCCTGATTCACTACTGTGTTACCTGTTTCCATGGCAATATATAACACAGGGCAAAGGCTTTCCTTCAGGGAGTTCAACAGGCATGTAATGACTACACTGGAGAACATCTCCTCTACTGTTTTTAACCTGCCCATTGACACGCACAAAAACACAGCTTAGCTGATGAAAACACTTTACATTAACTAATTAGGAGTTCAAATTATCTTCTTTGACTTCCATATGCTTTACTATAGGTTCAAAGACCGTATACTAGACACATCTTAGAAAATCCCATTTATTAGTAGAAAGCATATAAGAGTCATAGAAACAAATGAAGAAAGGATAGTTTTACCTCCAAATCTTTCCTATGATACCATCTACCTTTCATCATAAAGTCCTTTTCCAAGAGATCATGTTCAGGGTCGTACTCAGCTCTGCAAGTCAAAATTATAACTGAACTGACAATCTATTGATGTAAATCTCTTAAAACAGTGAGTCatgttgaaaagaaaaacatggacACGTTCCCAAAAAGAAGATTCAGAATTAGGACCCAGTAGAATCTGAATAGTAACTAACTCTTCAGACAGAGAGAGATCACGTGTGtgacaaaagaacaaaacaaaaaaaattgattcttGTGATGAGAAGaaggtacttttttttttgtcagggAATCTCAAATTCAGAGGGAACCCAATTCCTAAAGATGATTGAATCTCGAAATTGAAAAGacaaaaactttcaaaaatcaAATCTAATTGATTAAAGGAGGAGGTAGGTTCGTTCACCTTGGAGGTCGAATGATGAAGTTGACAAACTGCTCCATATCGAgaatcgaatcgaatcgaatcgaatcACTCTTTTCTCATGTATTCCTTCTCTCGATTGGCAATTCGAAGAAACACGAAACGAGATAATTCGATTAAATTAAATCTACAAGAAGCCCTAattgaaagagaagaagaagcttttttcttttttttttctgagcaacagaagaagaagctttagTACGGATTTTGTTCTGGTCTTGTTAATTGTCGAGGCTCCCTCGactattgtttgtttgttatttttttcttgttcaatTTCtgttaacatatatttttttttaatatttaaattcttCAAATCCACTCCTTCAATAAACCCatgaaaaaagtaaataaaaatcgTTGGAAAAAAGTAactaaaatctaataaaattattcatcagttttaaaaataactagatTCTGACACGCCCTTTAAAGTGCgggtatattttattttaatttaattcttaaatttatgttttctttgttgttatatttgtatttttctttataatcatatttttgtataaatcttaatcaaaatatattttattaaataatagcaattcaAAAATTGATCTAgtcgaacccgccaacccgtggcttttaattttgttttgatcaaaaaatatgattcgcacaacctgcaaacaaataatttgtaccggcacccgtcccatttaattttgcggttatccgcgggttataaattttttaaaatatataatttttattataaatatatttttatatggtaatttaatttaattattataaaaatataaaaactatatttataataaaattatatattttaaaaattaaattgttttttaaattaccatatttttaaaaaagtgtttacatttttatttttattttaaatacttttcgggTCGGCGGATACCCGCAATCTAAAATCTACCAACCGCACCCACCCCGAATAAAATGCTCATTATCTGCAtccgcaaatcgattttttcaaatagttgaactAAATTTATGATCAGCCCTAAaaagatgaatatatttttgttttatattttttaagaaatattttttttataaaattcaggctgtaaccaattatatctctgaatatttaatttttctctagtatatatttatatgcttTAGCCGTTATGTTAATTTTGTGCTTTAGAATATTGTGGATGTTTGGTCTAGTGGTTAGTAACTTCCTACATGTGGTTTAGGTCGCGGGTTCAACGAAAATTACTGTCattttttgtatttgtattttttgcgTTAGgtttaattatacaaaaatttacaaaaatactCTCATCTTCAACCTTTATTCCTCTGCGATTTTTGATGgccatttttcttcttttttttttctcaggaTCTCACAGTTTCGTTTGATAATTTTACGGATTCAGACCTAAATATAATAGATCTATAACATAAAAGTAGTTTCAAATGAGAAACATCGAAACagtgagctttttttttttcagagcAACTGACTGTGTGAAGTCAATTTACCACGGTTTGCCTCCATTTCACGTTTACCCGTCGAGTTGCCGGCGAATAACCATCACATTAACTGTGTATCATTCGTGTACATAACTTAGTGGATCCGGATCAGTTTTTAAAGGACATTTGTATATAGTTAACGTTCATTCCTGTACATCTGTATCATTTCTGTACATAACCACCATTTTAGATgcagttaaaaaatatatggtttatttttctaaaaagtaTGAACTGATCtgcagagagaaaaaaaagtaattatattattgaaatattgTTCTACTCTGTTGTTTAGATTCGTAATATATAAAGTTAGATTAGTGGTTAAGTAGTTATATAAATATGCCGTATAAAACCAGTTAAACATTGCTtccttgtattttttttaattggatcCAACAAATATCAGTTGGTCAgatccaaaattaatagtattgatttattCCATTCTAGATTTGTTACTAGCAATTTTCTTAATGTAGATTgatttatatacacatatattacTTTTGCTTTGAGGCTCCGAATGATAACAGCGGATTGAACAGTATAGGACAAAGGATACAATTGCGGTGTGGTTCTAACagttataaaatgtataaatataatactagaTATGGATATGTGCNNNNNNNNNNNNNNNNNNNNNNNNNNNNNNNNNNNNNNNNNNNNNNNNNNNNNNNNNNNNNNNNNNNNNNNNNNNNNNNNNNNNNNNNNNNNNNNNNNNNAATCTTCTTTTTGGGAACGTgtccatgtttttcttttcaaaatgacTCACTGTTTTAAGAGATTTACAAACAATTCATCAATATTTTGAGTTGCAGAGCTGAGTACGACCCTGAACATGATCTCTTGGAAAAGGACTTCATGATGAAAGGTAGATGGTATCACAGGAAAGATTTGGAGGTAAAACTATGCTTTCTTCATTTGTTTCTATGCTTTCTACTAATAAATGGGATTTTCTATGGAGGTAAGGTAGGTCCCCACTGTTGTTTCTTCTTACAAACTCAAATCTATTTATTGAAACTAACATGTCTCTAGTATATAGTCAAAGAAGAAAATTTTAACTCCTAATTAGTTAGTGTAAAGTGTTTTCATCAGCTAAGCTATTTTTGTGATGGGCAGGTTAAAAACAGTAGAGGAGATGTTCTGCAGTGTAGTCATTACATGCCTGTTGAACTCCCTGAAGGAAAGCCTTTGCCCTGTGTCATATATTGCCATGGAAACAGGTACACAACACTGAATCAGGAATTATGATTCTCTTCTCATTTGCTCCTCTTCCTTTATTAATTGGTACTTCAATTCTATTATTCAGTGGATGTAGAGCGGATGGTAGTGAAGCCGCTGTTGTGTTGCTTCTTTCGAACATCACAGTTTTCACCCTTGACTTTTCCGGATCTGGTCTCTCTGGCGGGGAGCATGTCACCTTGGGCTGGAACGAAGTATGTCCTTGTTTATCTCTTCAACATATACTTGTTACTTTGGTGTTGACATGTTTGCTCCATTTGTAAACCCACTAATCTTTATGAAGAGATATTCCACTTGATCTGGTTGGTGTAGGAAATATAGCTCATGTTTAGTCGTCACTGTTTATTGAGAAATGAGTGATCATTCTAAAGTTAAATATTGTTGTGAGTGGTTGCAGAAGGATGATCTGAAGGCTGTGGTTGAGTATTTGCGGCAGGATGGAAATATATCCCTGATTGGGTTATGGGGGCGTTCGATGGGTGCTGTTACTAGGTTCGTTCTTCTGTCTTGCATCATCAAGTTTAAAGTTAATGTCAA is a genomic window containing:
- the LOC108813385 gene encoding uncharacterized protein LOC108813385, which produces MEQFVNFIIRPPRAEYDPEHDLLEKDFMMKGRWYHRKDLEVKNSRGDVLQCSHYMPVELPEGKPLPCVIYCHGNSGCRADGSEAAVVLLLSNITVFTLDFSGSGLSGGEHVTLGWNEKDDLKAVVEYLRQDGNISLIGLWGRSMGAVTSLMYGAEDPSIAGMILDSPFSDLVDLMMELVDTYKFPLPKFTVKFAIQFMRRAIQKKAKFDIMDLNTIKVAKSSFVPVLFGHALNDDFIRPHHSDRIYEAYVGDKNIVKFEGDHNSPRPQFFIDSINIFFHNVLQPPEVVGPTFYDPLDDYLAKGSWSGMYDTTIPQSSMQKSLASSSISDAINEVRTKRPMSRTDVPSNVTSNDSPSQTKEKENHDGCGSSSPPDMISFDMLNGDQDVEYHLEDIPSNAEEEERMLMRAVMESLKDLEVQSLENKEPPEKRVHGSNAFKTAQQSLLSSEVPTSTQANQSETDSASSPGDALLPSSSESNAPSETPASSSEKVNETGDISAVAKPTVTVERSSSSSKWDFNFFKNSK